In the Candidatus Eremiobacteraceae bacterium genome, one interval contains:
- the gcvPB gene encoding aminomethyl-transferring glycine dehydrogenase subunit GcvPB yields MPSLLFEQGEAGRGSDFVAPSGTPSDYLDSSLLRADLPLPDLAEFEVTRHFVALSHRNFSVDTNFYPLGSCTMKYNPKLNEAAASFPGFTDLHPLAPDACAQGALKLMWTLERTLAALFGMESFSLMPCAGAHGELTAMLMAKAYHRDRGDDKRVTCIVPDTAHGTNPASAAMVGYKVVAIPSTSRGRTDLASLRAALDDTVAVCMMTNPNTLGLFEDDIIEMTKAVHAAGGLMYYDGANANAIVGLCRPGDMGFDLMHLNLHKTFSVPHGGGGPGAGPVGASAKLAPYLPVPRVVRVHNAGAANSDATEAYAFSNDFAKSIGPVRVFASHFIALVRAYAYIIVHGAEGLRRNSELAVLNANYVRAKLKDVLTVPYADYCRHEFVCSAETLKRETGARALDLAKGLLDAGVHAPTMYWPHVVPECLMIEPTETETKETLDAFVETLRSLVKQAHDAPESMAQLPLHTPVRRVDEAQVGRLANKGIGLRWNVEK; encoded by the coding sequence GTGCCGTCGCTGCTGTTTGAGCAAGGCGAAGCCGGGCGCGGCTCTGACTTCGTCGCGCCTTCGGGCACGCCGTCCGACTACCTCGACAGCTCGCTTCTGCGCGCCGATCTGCCGCTGCCCGATCTCGCGGAGTTCGAGGTGACCCGCCATTTCGTCGCGCTCTCGCATCGCAATTTCTCCGTCGACACGAACTTCTATCCGCTCGGCTCGTGCACGATGAAGTACAATCCGAAGCTCAACGAAGCTGCGGCGTCGTTCCCCGGTTTCACCGACCTCCACCCGCTCGCTCCGGACGCATGCGCGCAAGGCGCGCTCAAACTCATGTGGACGCTCGAGCGCACGCTCGCCGCGCTTTTCGGAATGGAGTCATTCTCGTTGATGCCGTGTGCCGGGGCGCATGGCGAGCTCACCGCGATGCTGATGGCCAAAGCGTATCATCGCGATCGCGGCGACGACAAACGCGTGACCTGCATCGTGCCGGATACCGCGCACGGCACGAATCCCGCCAGCGCGGCGATGGTCGGCTACAAAGTCGTCGCGATTCCGTCGACGAGCCGCGGCCGCACCGATCTGGCGAGTCTGCGCGCCGCGCTCGACGACACCGTTGCGGTCTGCATGATGACCAACCCGAATACGCTCGGCCTGTTCGAAGACGACATCATCGAGATGACCAAAGCGGTGCACGCCGCCGGCGGCCTGATGTACTACGACGGCGCGAACGCAAACGCCATCGTCGGGTTGTGCCGGCCGGGCGATATGGGCTTCGATCTCATGCATCTCAACCTGCACAAGACGTTTTCGGTGCCGCACGGCGGCGGCGGTCCGGGTGCCGGGCCTGTGGGCGCGTCCGCAAAACTCGCGCCCTACCTGCCCGTGCCGCGTGTCGTGCGCGTGCACAATGCCGGCGCCGCGAATTCCGACGCGACGGAAGCCTACGCGTTCTCGAACGATTTTGCGAAATCGATCGGGCCCGTGCGCGTCTTCGCGTCGCACTTCATCGCACTGGTGCGCGCGTACGCGTATATCATCGTGCACGGCGCCGAAGGGCTGCGCCGCAACAGCGAGCTTGCGGTGCTGAACGCGAACTACGTCCGCGCGAAGCTCAAGGACGTGCTCACCGTGCCGTACGCCGACTACTGCAGGCACGAATTCGTCTGCTCCGCCGAAACGCTGAAACGGGAGACCGGAGCGCGCGCGCTCGATCTCGCGAAGGGCCTCTTGGACGCCGGCGTGCACGCGCCGACGATGTATTGGCCGCACGTGGTTCCCGAATGTCTCATGATCGAACCGACCGAGACGGAGACGAAAGAAACTCTCGACGCCTTCGTGGAAACCCTGCGCTCGCTCGTGAAGCAAGCGCACGACGCGCCCGAGTCCATGGCGCAGCTTCCGCTGCACACGCCGGTCCGCCGCGTTGATGAAGCGCAGGTCGGGCGGCTTGCGAACAAGGGCATCGGCCTGCGTTGGAACGTCGAAAAATAG
- a CDS encoding NUDIX hydrolase yields the protein MERRKIAAGAQRRPAKIKHERSAGGLVLKRENGIYCGLLIGRNVPRIWSLPKGHVEADETIEQAAVREVREETAIQAAIVAKLSDIRYWFYSRDVKHSKIVHFFLMRYEAGKHKPQEGEVDETAWRKLDEMAGVMTHRNERRLVDIARSIVDARSASELGF from the coding sequence TTGGAACGTCGAAAAATAGCCGCCGGCGCACAGCGCCGCCCGGCAAAGATCAAACACGAGCGCTCGGCAGGCGGACTCGTCTTGAAGCGCGAGAACGGCATCTACTGCGGCTTGCTGATCGGGCGCAACGTACCGCGCATCTGGTCGTTGCCGAAAGGCCACGTCGAAGCGGACGAGACGATCGAACAAGCGGCGGTCCGCGAAGTGCGCGAGGAGACGGCGATCCAGGCCGCCATCGTGGCAAAGCTCTCAGATATCCGCTACTGGTTTTACAGCCGCGATGTGAAGCACAGCAAGATCGTGCACTTCTTCCTCATGCGCTATGAGGCCGGCAAACACAAGCCGCAAGAAGGCGAAGTGGATGAGACGGCGTGGCGCAAACTCGACGAGATGGCCGGCGTCATGACGCACCGCAACGAGCGGCGCCTCGTTGATATCGCGCGCTCGATCGTCGATGCGCGCTCGGCCAGCGAACTGGGGTTCTAA
- the scpB gene encoding SMC-Scp complex subunit ScpB encodes MPSLRNRLEAVLFVASEPATMKQLCAATGADPAAVQSALTALTADLRDRGMTLREVGGGWRLTANPTYREDVERFLLPPKTHISPAALEALAIVAYLQPVTRPEIESLRGVVSDSVIDTLEQRGFIGELGRKDVVGRPILYGTTEFFLESFDLKSLDDLPPLPEGAPVRVDGQVIQLPLPDGREKALEQIHDSVEGHEDEITAIDDATLRDNVALELERALSESA; translated from the coding sequence TTGCCCAGTCTGCGTAACCGGCTCGAAGCGGTGCTGTTCGTCGCCTCCGAGCCGGCGACGATGAAGCAGTTGTGTGCGGCGACCGGCGCCGATCCCGCCGCAGTGCAATCCGCGCTGACGGCGTTGACAGCCGATCTGCGCGACCGCGGGATGACGCTGCGCGAAGTCGGCGGCGGATGGCGGCTGACGGCGAATCCCACGTATCGCGAGGACGTCGAGCGCTTCTTGCTTCCGCCGAAGACGCATATCTCGCCGGCGGCGCTCGAGGCGCTCGCGATCGTCGCCTATCTCCAGCCGGTGACGCGGCCCGAAATCGAAAGTCTTCGCGGCGTTGTTTCCGATAGCGTGATCGACACGCTCGAGCAACGCGGCTTTATCGGCGAACTCGGCCGGAAAGACGTCGTCGGCCGGCCGATCCTCTACGGCACCACCGAATTCTTCCTCGAGTCGTTCGATCTGAAATCGCTCGACGATCTGCCGCCGCTGCCTGAAGGCGCGCCCGTCAGAGTTGATGGACAAGTGATCCAGTTGCCGTTGCCCGACGGACGTGAGAAGGCGCTCGAGCAGATTCACGATTCGGTCGAGGGCCACGAAGACGAGATCACCGCGATCGACGATGCGACGCTGCGCGACAACGTCGCGCTCGAACTGGAACGCGCGCTCTCCGAATCCGCTTGA
- a CDS encoding class I SAM-dependent methyltransferase yields the protein MSVSQPTPDFATLARAYARYRTSYGDDLFDLVAEHARRHATSPLRALDVGCGTGLSTRGFLDRGFAVTGVDVAVPMLDEARAALGERASFFEASAEHLPFADSAFGLAVCGQAFHWFAPQAAFVEMARVLASGGLMALFWKHELLDDPFERCAVDCLRELSEKDEPVNVSRAQTGRFDDFWAAKRAFFEHEEWRLPLRLPFTVESFVGFHSSREIARFHLGSKRDDFLNNLRERIGALAGPTGMFEVKCMQYVYLARRR from the coding sequence TTGAGCGTCAGCCAACCGACACCGGATTTCGCGACGCTCGCGCGCGCATACGCGCGTTATCGCACGTCGTACGGCGACGATCTCTTCGACCTAGTCGCAGAGCATGCGCGCCGGCATGCGACAAGCCCGCTGCGGGCGCTCGACGTGGGCTGCGGCACGGGCTTGAGCACGCGCGGCTTTCTGGACCGCGGGTTTGCGGTGACGGGCGTCGACGTCGCAGTGCCGATGCTTGACGAAGCGCGCGCGGCGCTCGGCGAACGCGCGTCCTTTTTCGAAGCGAGCGCCGAGCATCTGCCGTTCGCCGATTCTGCATTCGGACTGGCGGTCTGCGGCCAGGCGTTCCACTGGTTTGCGCCGCAGGCCGCTTTTGTCGAAATGGCCCGCGTGCTCGCGAGCGGCGGGTTGATGGCGCTCTTCTGGAAGCACGAACTCTTGGACGACCCGTTCGAGCGATGCGCCGTGGACTGCTTGCGCGAATTATCGGAGAAAGACGAGCCCGTCAACGTGTCGCGCGCTCAGACGGGCCGGTTTGACGACTTCTGGGCAGCCAAGCGCGCGTTCTTCGAACACGAAGAATGGCGCCTGCCGCTCCGGCTGCCTTTCACGGTCGAGTCCTTCGTCGGTTTCCACTCATCACGCGAGATCGCGCGGTTCCACTTGGGCAGCAAGCGCGACGACTTTCTCAACAATCTCCGCGAGCGCATCGGCGCACTCGCCGGACCGACCGGCATGTTTGAGGTGAAGTGCATGCAGTACGTCTATCTGGCGCGAAGGCGTTGA
- a CDS encoding segregation/condensation protein A, giving the protein MLQQDVDITHVSLASVCEQYLAYLALMDALDIELASDYLVIAATLIFIKSKKLLPPPPPPFDQDMTDDAALAEEELRRRLIAYRHFKDAATGLRERMEIAAAYYPRPAENSDTDGLVQRFALDASTLAAAFKRALENAEARPAVLKRETFSVVVKMNHTLRLIRERTTMTFSELIAGCSTLEIVVTFLAVLELIRARKIRYAQSSLFDDIVFTPQPKGAIDDLAQSA; this is encoded by the coding sequence GTGCTCCAGCAAGACGTGGACATCACGCACGTCAGCCTGGCATCCGTCTGCGAGCAATATCTTGCCTATCTCGCGCTCATGGACGCGCTCGATATCGAGCTCGCCAGCGATTATCTGGTCATCGCAGCGACGCTGATCTTCATCAAGTCCAAGAAGCTGCTGCCGCCGCCGCCCCCGCCCTTCGACCAGGATATGACGGACGATGCGGCGCTGGCCGAAGAGGAACTGCGCCGGCGCCTCATCGCGTATCGCCACTTCAAAGACGCCGCGACCGGCCTTCGCGAGCGCATGGAGATCGCCGCCGCGTATTATCCTCGGCCGGCCGAGAATTCGGACACCGACGGACTCGTGCAGCGGTTCGCCCTCGATGCCTCGACGCTCGCGGCGGCGTTCAAGCGCGCGCTCGAAAACGCCGAGGCGCGGCCGGCCGTGCTCAAACGCGAGACGTTCTCGGTCGTCGTCAAGATGAACCACACGCTGCGGCTCATCCGCGAGCGGACCACGATGACCTTCTCCGAATTGATCGCTGGCTGCAGCACGCTTGAGATCGTGGTCACCTTCCTCGCGGTGCTCGAACTCATCCGCGCGCGCAAGATCCGCTACGCGCAGTCGTCGCTTTTCGACGATATCGTCTTCACGCCGCAACCGAAGGGGGCGATCGACGATCTTGCCCAGTCTGCGTAA
- a CDS encoding DUF3048 domain-containing protein translates to MPRSRIAAGFLAALAAAFAAAGCAHRPTPVPTPQPLATPTPKPLAVDPLNGELVDPARLRHRVAAVMIDNYPFDARPQSGLHDAEIVYEVEAEGGITRYMALYLAPTPAKIGPVRSTRTYFVNLAQPYDPLFAHAGENDDVWEPLKELRAGGFADMEEIVGTPEAFWRDDTRDMPHNLYTSIARIRKSAPDHGWPDTPFAASPLRFDDPPQPSASATPIVETVATAPPKTVDSFSVGFWLNYSVAFRRNGDAFERIINGVVQHDLDDARPYRVADVIVVWVPARVLDSLGDLAMDVYGDFPAAVVRPDGVTQARWEAPGPKDPPYLSDASGAAIALIPGQIYIEYVPQGGRLDVGKLHISY, encoded by the coding sequence GTGCCACGCTCGCGCATTGCGGCCGGATTTCTCGCCGCTCTCGCGGCAGCGTTCGCGGCCGCGGGCTGCGCGCATCGGCCGACTCCGGTTCCGACACCGCAGCCCCTTGCCACGCCAACGCCGAAACCGCTTGCCGTCGATCCGCTGAACGGCGAACTTGTGGATCCGGCAAGGCTGAGGCATCGCGTTGCGGCGGTCATGATCGATAATTATCCGTTCGACGCGCGGCCGCAGAGCGGTCTGCACGACGCCGAAATCGTGTACGAGGTGGAGGCCGAGGGCGGCATCACCCGATACATGGCGCTCTATCTCGCGCCAACGCCGGCGAAGATCGGCCCGGTTCGGTCCACGCGAACGTATTTCGTCAATCTTGCCCAGCCTTACGATCCGCTGTTCGCGCATGCCGGCGAGAACGACGACGTCTGGGAGCCGCTCAAAGAATTGCGCGCCGGCGGATTCGCGGACATGGAAGAGATCGTGGGAACGCCGGAAGCGTTCTGGCGCGACGACACGCGCGACATGCCGCACAATCTCTATACGTCGATCGCGCGCATTCGCAAGTCGGCCCCCGACCATGGCTGGCCGGACACGCCGTTTGCGGCGTCGCCGCTGCGCTTCGACGATCCGCCTCAGCCGTCTGCTTCCGCGACGCCGATCGTGGAGACCGTGGCGACAGCGCCCCCCAAAACCGTCGATTCGTTCAGCGTCGGTTTCTGGCTCAACTACTCCGTCGCGTTCCGGCGCAACGGCGACGCCTTCGAGCGCATCATCAACGGCGTCGTGCAGCACGATCTCGACGATGCGCGCCCGTATCGGGTGGCGGACGTCATCGTGGTCTGGGTTCCGGCCCGCGTGCTCGATTCGCTGGGCGATCTGGCGATGGACGTCTACGGCGATTTTCCGGCCGCCGTCGTCCGACCGGATGGCGTGACGCAAGCGCGATGGGAAGCACCCGGACCGAAAGATCCGCCGTATCTCTCCGATGCATCCGGAGCCGCGATCGCGCTGATACCAGGCCAGATCTATATCGAATACGTGCCGCAGGGCGGTCGGCTCGACGTCGGGAAACTTCATATCAGCTACTAA